A genomic region of Arachis stenosperma cultivar V10309 chromosome 9, arast.V10309.gnm1.PFL2, whole genome shotgun sequence contains the following coding sequences:
- the LOC130948000 gene encoding probable anion transporter 3, chloroplastic isoform X1, whose translation MAANINLAPSSMSATRRFHFSSSSSCSLAPHLSFRRTKLGFESKIPSLVLKGWRRTENLESKKRKEQEHQQWRSTSTNVRCTAEGIDGGMFIGKRAKEEGVRIPERFKVVSLVACVMCLCNADRVVMSVAVVPLASKYGWSSSFLGIVQSSFLWGYIFSSVVGGALVDRYGGKRVLAWGVLLWSLATLLTPLAANHSTTSLLAIRAFFGLAEGVALPSMSTLMSSWFPSNERASAVGISMAGFHLGNVIGLLLTPIMLSTIGISGPFILFSSLGLLWATTWAYRVTDDPQESNLWLKLRELSKNLI comes from the exons ATGGCTGCTAACATAAATTTAGCTCCTTCATCTATGTCCGCCACAAGGAGGTTCcatttttcttcatcttcttcttgttcCTTGGCACCCCATTTGAGTTTTAGAAGGACCAAGTTGGGATTTGAATCCAAAATCCCATCTTTAGTACTGAAAGGATGGAGAAGAACAGAGAATTTGGAgagcaagaaaaggaaagaacaAGAACATCAACAATGGAGGAGTACCAGTACCAATGTGAGGTGCACTGCAGAGGGAATAGATGGAGGCATGTTCATTGGAAAAAGAGCCAAAGAAGAAGGTGTTAGGATTCCAGAGAGGTTTAAGGTGGTGAGTTTGGTGGCATGTGTTATGTGTCTTTGTAATGCTGACAGGGTTGTTATGTCTGTGGCGGTTGTTCCTCTTGCTTCAAAATATGGATGGTCAAGTTCTTTTCTTGGCATTGTTCAG TCATCATTCTTGTGGGGATACATAttctcctctgtggttggaggAGCTTTGGTGGACAGGTATGGAGGGAAAAGGGTGCTGGCATGGGGTGTTCTTTTGTGGTCTCTGGCAACTCTTCTTACCCCTTTGGCAGCCAACCACTCCACAACAAGCTTATTGGCAATTCGCGCCTTCTTCGGCCTAGCTGAAGGAGTGGCGCTTCCATCCATGAGCACTCTCATGTCGAG TTGGTTCCCAAGTAATGAGAGGGCGAGTGCAGTTGGAATTTCAATGGCTGGATTTCATCTTGGCAATGTTATAGGCTTGTTGCTCACACCAATTATGTTGTCCACTATCGGAATCTCCGGTCCTTTTATCTTATTCTCCTCTCTTGGGTTGCTCTGGGCGACAACATGGGCGTATCGAGTTACAGATGATCCTCAAGAAA gtaatttatggctgaaattgagggagctgagcaaaaatctgatttag
- the LOC130948000 gene encoding probable anion transporter 3, chloroplastic isoform X2 codes for MAANINLAPSSMSATRRFHFSSSSSCSLAPHLSFRRTKLGFESKIPSLVLKGWRRTENLESKKRKEQEHQQWRSTSTNVRCTAEGIDGGMFIGKRAKEEGVRIPERFKVVSLVACVMCLCNADRVVMSVAVVPLASKYGWSSSFLGIVQSSFLWGYIFSSVVGGALVDRYGGKRVLAWGVLLWSLATLLTPLAANHSTTSLLAIRAFFGLAEGVALPSMSTLMSR; via the exons ATGGCTGCTAACATAAATTTAGCTCCTTCATCTATGTCCGCCACAAGGAGGTTCcatttttcttcatcttcttcttgttcCTTGGCACCCCATTTGAGTTTTAGAAGGACCAAGTTGGGATTTGAATCCAAAATCCCATCTTTAGTACTGAAAGGATGGAGAAGAACAGAGAATTTGGAgagcaagaaaaggaaagaacaAGAACATCAACAATGGAGGAGTACCAGTACCAATGTGAGGTGCACTGCAGAGGGAATAGATGGAGGCATGTTCATTGGAAAAAGAGCCAAAGAAGAAGGTGTTAGGATTCCAGAGAGGTTTAAGGTGGTGAGTTTGGTGGCATGTGTTATGTGTCTTTGTAATGCTGACAGGGTTGTTATGTCTGTGGCGGTTGTTCCTCTTGCTTCAAAATATGGATGGTCAAGTTCTTTTCTTGGCATTGTTCAG TCATCATTCTTGTGGGGATACATAttctcctctgtggttggaggAGCTTTGGTGGACAGGTATGGAGGGAAAAGGGTGCTGGCATGGGGTGTTCTTTTGTGGTCTCTGGCAACTCTTCTTACCCCTTTGGCAGCCAACCACTCCACAACAAGCTTATTGGCAATTCGCGCCTTCTTCGGCCTAGCTGAAGGAGTGGCGCTTCCATCCATGAGCACTCTCATGTCGAG gtaa